Proteins encoded by one window of Methanobacterium sp. CWC-01:
- a CDS encoding TetR/AcrR family transcriptional regulator, translating into MTVSDRKEREKEMRRKDIIDTAEKLFFEKGYENITMADIAKGTELARSTLYLYFKNKKEIYLAISIRATEILNNMFRKYYQKGKTGREKVEMLMTAFYRFYKEYPDYYDVNWFSYKVLIDHDLPRMEEIKKMRMEGFSLFGKALQEGIEDKSIRSDIDPVKANLVLALSIQNAFNLPPTIKMHMKNSNLTHKELIDYTMDLMLHSLK; encoded by the coding sequence ATGACCGTATCAGATAGAAAGGAAAGAGAAAAAGAAATGCGGCGAAAGGATATCATCGACACTGCCGAGAAATTATTCTTTGAAAAAGGGTATGAAAACATTACCATGGCCGATATAGCGAAAGGAACTGAACTAGCAAGAAGTACACTATATCTCTATTTCAAAAATAAAAAAGAGATATACTTGGCTATATCCATTAGAGCTACCGAGATTCTAAACAATATGTTCAGAAAATATTATCAGAAAGGCAAAACAGGAAGGGAGAAGGTTGAAATGCTTATGACAGCATTTTATAGATTCTATAAAGAATATCCTGATTATTATGATGTGAACTGGTTCTCATACAAGGTTCTAATCGATCATGATCTACCGAGAATGGAAGAAATAAAGAAAATGAGGATGGAAGGCTTTTCATTATTTGGAAAAGCACTACAAGAGGGGATAGAAGATAAATCCATTAGATCTGATATTGATCCAGTTAAAGCAAACCTTGTTTTAGCTTTGTCTATACAAAATGCATTCAATCTTCCCCCCACAATCAAAATGCATATGAAAAATAGTAATCTGACCCATAAGGAACTAATTGATTACACCATGGACCTGATGTTGCATTCATTAAAATAA
- a CDS encoding PadR family transcriptional regulator produces MNDENIPEELQHRIEMVSKMQKFGGLRIMILHVLEDGPKNGVEVMDAIQKHREERYKMRQKSHKHHHHHRMRVPGSKRPSPGSIYPMLKKMVDEDLVSKGEDGRYELTANGQDTAQKIFGHFQGVHRKRKGPRVFTVEDALTQMDSYVSYLEDIKIEKLASHEEQMKDLGERFQKVINTLQENQVKK; encoded by the coding sequence ATGAATGATGAAAATATTCCAGAAGAACTACAACACAGAATAGAGATGGTATCTAAAATGCAGAAATTCGGTGGTTTAAGGATCATGATCCTCCACGTACTCGAGGATGGCCCTAAAAATGGTGTGGAAGTTATGGACGCCATCCAGAAACACCGCGAAGAACGATATAAAATGAGGCAGAAAAGTCACAAACATCACCATCACCATCGAATGAGGGTGCCAGGATCTAAACGGCCCTCACCGGGCTCAATATATCCCATGCTGAAAAAGATGGTGGATGAAGACCTGGTCAGTAAAGGTGAAGATGGACGTTATGAGTTGACTGCCAATGGACAGGACACGGCCCAGAAGATCTTTGGACACTTCCAGGGAGTGCATCGTAAACGTAAGGGTCCCCGGGTGTTCACCGTGGAAGACGCCTTGACCCAGATGGATAGCTACGTTTCATACCTGGAGGACATCAAGATCGAGAAGCTGGCATCTCATGAGGAACAGATGAAAGATCTGGGTGAAAGGTTCCAGAAAGTGATAAACACGCTCCAGGAAAATCAAGTTAAAAAATAG
- a CDS encoding acetyl-CoA carboxylase biotin carboxylase subunit — protein MFNKVLVANRGEIAIRVMRACKELDVKSVAVYSEADKNSLFAKYADEAYYIGGPSPAESYLNIPHIMDAALESGAEAIHPGYGFLAENPQFGEECEKNGLKLIGPKGSVIRDMGSKIISRKLMEKAGVPVVPGTSRGVNDPDEAQEIAGAIGYPVIVKASAGGGGIGMRTVYEEDELLRALESTQSVAGSAFGDSTVFIEKYIEEPRHIEFQILADEQGQTIHVADRECSIQRRHQKLIEESPSPIMTPELRDQMGSAAVKAAASIGYSNAGTVEFLYSEGEFYFLEMNTRIQVEHPITEMVTGVDLVKEQLKIAAGQELNWRQEDIVVRGHAIECRINAEDPLTDFAPNPGKITGYRSPGGLGVRVDSGVYMNYTIPPYYDSMISKLIAWGNSRPEAINRMRRALSEYVILGVKTTIPFHQSMMLSPHFQEAKLHTHFVDEYKKEIMANMEKVIAEDRARVERLKSTFRPSKKVAAVSAAVNSYLAHSVAPKK, from the coding sequence ATGTTTAACAAGGTCTTGGTTGCCAATCGTGGCGAAATCGCCATCAGGGTTATGCGCGCCTGCAAGGAACTGGACGTCAAGAGTGTGGCCGTCTACTCTGAAGCCGATAAGAACTCGCTCTTTGCTAAATACGCCGACGAAGCCTACTATATCGGGGGGCCCTCCCCGGCCGAGAGTTATCTGAACATTCCCCACATAATGGATGCTGCTCTGGAGTCTGGAGCTGAAGCCATACATCCCGGTTACGGTTTCCTGGCTGAGAACCCCCAGTTTGGGGAGGAATGTGAGAAGAATGGCCTGAAACTCATCGGTCCTAAAGGCTCGGTTATCAGGGACATGGGCAGCAAGATCATCTCCCGGAAGCTCATGGAAAAAGCCGGGGTACCAGTAGTCCCCGGGACCAGCCGGGGGGTTAACGACCCGGATGAAGCCCAGGAAATAGCCGGTGCCATTGGCTACCCGGTGATTGTTAAGGCCTCGGCGGGTGGAGGCGGAATAGGAATGCGCACCGTCTACGAGGAGGATGAACTCCTGAGGGCCCTGGAATCCACACAATCAGTGGCTGGATCGGCCTTCGGAGATTCCACGGTGTTCATCGAGAAGTACATCGAGGAACCCCGCCACATAGAATTCCAGATCCTGGCCGATGAACAGGGCCAGACCATACACGTGGCCGACCGGGAGTGCTCCATCCAGAGGCGGCATCAGAAGTTAATCGAGGAATCACCCTCACCCATCATGACCCCGGAGTTACGGGACCAGATGGGTTCTGCTGCAGTTAAGGCCGCTGCATCCATTGGGTACAGCAACGCCGGTACGGTGGAATTCCTGTACTCAGAGGGGGAGTTTTATTTCCTGGAGATGAACACCCGGATCCAAGTGGAGCATCCCATCACCGAGATGGTCACCGGGGTGGATCTGGTCAAGGAACAGCTTAAAATCGCGGCGGGCCAGGAGCTAAACTGGCGGCAGGAGGATATCGTGGTACGGGGACATGCCATCGAGTGCCGTATCAACGCCGAGGACCCCCTGACTGACTTCGCTCCCAATCCCGGGAAGATAACGGGGTATCGCTCCCCAGGTGGCCTGGGTGTCCGGGTGGATAGTGGGGTGTACATGAACTACACCATACCCCCCTACTACGACTCCATGATCTCTAAACTCATTGCCTGGGGTAACAGCCGTCCAGAGGCCATAAACCGGATGCGCAGGGCTCTTTCGGAGTACGTTATCCTGGGGGTGAAGACCACCATACCCTTCCACCAGTCCATGATGCTCAGCCCCCACTTCCAGGAAGCCAAGCTGCACACCCACTTCGTGGATGAGTACAAAAAGGAGATCATGGCCAACATGGAGAAGGTGATAGCTGAGGACCGGGCCCGGGTGGAACGCTTGAAATCAACCTTCCGCCCCTCAAAGAAGGTGGCCGCGGTTTCAGCCGCAGTGAACAGTTACCTGGCCCATAGTGTGGCCCCTAAAAAATGA
- a CDS encoding TIGR03576 family pyridoxal phosphate-dependent enzyme produces the protein MLVNSSLDEVKRRETALHYIVDLVKEKGRENLFDLTGLAGGFPLNRDDIALLETYAGPALFQEDLDIWGKKHLGGEKLLALNRTSSGILASILALVTPGQKVVHYLPEKPSHPSIPLSCQLVGASYREFAVGEDLEIGDGTSLLVITGSTMDHQVLSQEEFEMAIHAAHHREVPVLVDDASGARLRTVIYGQPRATDLGADLVITSTDKLMEGPRGGLMAGKTSLIDLIKIKAHQFGLEAQPPLMAAMARALEKFNPQRIKRAMERKDHLHSALAPYYPGLEKTPTGVMLTPNALREDINVETALTPRDMAMLLAMLLLKEENILTIPAVGMPGASATIRLDLASADANRLSDEAIGQSLHNARQILLTMADDMDACRRLLYP, from the coding sequence ATGCTGGTTAACTCCTCCCTGGATGAAGTTAAAAGACGGGAGACAGCCCTGCATTACATCGTCGACCTGGTTAAAGAAAAGGGTCGGGAAAACCTCTTTGACCTCACTGGCCTGGCTGGGGGCTTCCCCCTGAATCGGGATGATATTGCCCTCCTGGAGACCTACGCTGGTCCAGCCCTGTTTCAGGAGGATCTGGATATCTGGGGCAAGAAACACCTGGGCGGAGAAAAGTTACTGGCCCTTAACCGCACCAGCAGTGGAATACTGGCCTCGATACTGGCCCTGGTTACACCCGGCCAGAAAGTGGTTCATTACCTGCCGGAGAAACCATCCCATCCCTCCATACCTCTCAGTTGCCAGCTGGTAGGAGCATCTTACCGGGAGTTTGCCGTGGGGGAGGACCTGGAAATAGGGGATGGAACTTCCCTACTGGTCATCACTGGTTCTACCATGGACCACCAGGTCCTTAGCCAGGAAGAATTTGAAATGGCCATCCACGCTGCCCACCACCGGGAGGTGCCGGTTCTGGTGGATGATGCCTCCGGAGCCCGACTGCGCACTGTGATCTATGGCCAGCCCCGGGCCACTGACCTGGGTGCTGATCTGGTCATCACCAGCACGGACAAACTAATGGAAGGCCCCCGGGGAGGTTTGATGGCTGGAAAAACTTCTTTAATTGACCTTATTAAGATTAAGGCCCACCAGTTTGGCCTGGAAGCTCAGCCACCCCTCATGGCAGCCATGGCCCGGGCCCTGGAGAAATTCAACCCCCAACGTATCAAACGGGCCATGGAAAGGAAGGACCATCTTCACTCTGCTCTAGCCCCCTACTATCCCGGTCTGGAGAAAACACCCACCGGGGTGATGCTCACCCCCAACGCTTTAAGGGAAGATATAAATGTGGAAACCGCCCTGACCCCCCGGGACATGGCCATGCTACTGGCCATGTTGCTTTTAAAAGAGGAGAACATTTTAACCATCCCGGCTGTGGGGATGCCTGGAGCATCAGCCACCATACGCCTGGATCTGGCCTCAGCCGATGCCAACCGCCTGAGTGATGAGGCTATTGGACAAAGCTTACATAATGCCCGGCAGATTCTCCTTACCATGGCTGATGATATGGATGCCTGCCGTCGCCTGTTGTACCCTTAG
- a CDS encoding class I SAM-dependent methyltransferase, translated as MPFKPFDRYAQRYDEWFDKNRFIYESELQAIKELLPESENGLEVGVGSGRFAAPLKIKVGIDPSREMGKIAQKRGIKFIEGVAESLPFPDSCFDFILMVTTICFIDDVQKALQEAYRVLKPNGHILIGFIDAESPMGKYYEQRKAESKFYAQATFFSVKQVTSQLKKVHFGDLDFRQTLFHQNRSEHPEPVKSGYGEGSFIVVRGIKQ; from the coding sequence ATGCCATTTAAGCCCTTTGACAGATACGCCCAAAGATACGATGAATGGTTTGATAAAAATAGGTTTATCTATGAATCAGAACTCCAAGCAATAAAAGAACTACTGCCAGAGAGTGAAAACGGCTTAGAAGTTGGTGTAGGGAGTGGTCGTTTCGCCGCACCCCTAAAGATTAAAGTGGGAATAGATCCCTCCCGGGAAATGGGAAAAATAGCTCAAAAGAGAGGTATTAAATTTATCGAAGGAGTTGCAGAATCCTTACCCTTCCCGGATTCATGTTTTGATTTTATTTTAATGGTAACTACCATTTGTTTTATAGATGATGTTCAAAAGGCACTCCAAGAAGCCTATAGGGTTTTAAAGCCTAATGGCCACATTTTAATAGGATTTATCGATGCTGAAAGTCCAATGGGAAAATATTATGAACAACGTAAAGCAGAAAGCAAGTTTTACGCCCAAGCAACATTTTTTTCAGTAAAACAAGTTACTTCTCAACTTAAAAAAGTTCATTTCGGAGATTTAGATTTCAGACAAACCCTCTTCCACCAAAACCGATCAGAACACCCTGAGCCTGTTAAGAGCGGCTATGGTGAAGGTTCTTTCATAGTAGTCAGAGGTATAAAACAGTAA
- a CDS encoding TIGR00288 family NYN domain-containing protein, with protein MRSFERLSSLKDYIPLKRSESGGKNIGLLVDGPNMLRKEFSLNLDLVRDIIAEYGNMRVGKVLLNQYASDKLIEAIVNQGFTPIVVAGDTDVYMAVEAMELIYNPNIDVIALMTRDADFLPIINKAKENGKETIVIGAEPGFSAALQNSADSAIVLTPENGRKSHRGN; from the coding sequence ATGCGCAGTTTTGAGAGATTAAGCTCTCTAAAAGATTACATACCCTTAAAAAGGAGCGAGTCCGGGGGCAAAAATATCGGCCTCCTGGTGGACGGTCCAAACATGCTCCGCAAGGAATTCAGTCTTAACCTGGACTTGGTGCGGGATATCATTGCTGAATATGGAAACATGCGGGTGGGCAAGGTCCTTTTAAACCAGTACGCCTCCGACAAACTCATAGAAGCCATAGTTAACCAGGGTTTCACCCCCATCGTGGTTGCGGGAGACACCGACGTCTACATGGCTGTGGAGGCCATGGAACTTATTTATAATCCCAATATAGATGTCATCGCTCTCATGACCCGTGATGCTGATTTTTTACCCATAATTAACAAGGCCAAGGAAAACGGCAAGGAGACCATAGTAATTGGTGCCGAGCCAGGTTTCAGCGCCGCCCTGCAGAACTCAGCAGACAGTGCCATAGTTTTAACCCCTGAAAATGGTCGGAAAAGTCACAGGGGAAACTAG
- a CDS encoding CPBP family intramembrane glutamic endopeptidase produces the protein MQIKRRKTGRKNNILKTFNWKLYIILLIASIFGTIAVLPYTLTLQGGLLQNLPIPLPVLLAAQLIQSIVMFIVVIFIGLYLARKVGLGLPILEGWLEGREVKSYLKSILGVSIGLGILAGVLIIGLDYVFSLASPTSSVVLAQVTPPAWQGFLSSFYGGINEEILLRLFLMTLIAWIIFKFKKTEEGKPTNTGMWLAIIFAAVIFGIGHLPTAMAITTPTPLLIIKVIILNAVGGIIFGWLYWRKGLESAMISHFSADIVLHVILPLIAVI, from the coding sequence ATGCAAATTAAACGCAGAAAAACTGGGAGAAAAAATAACATTTTAAAAACTTTCAACTGGAAATTGTACATCATTCTACTTATTGCATCTATCTTTGGAACCATAGCGGTACTGCCCTATACCCTTACCCTTCAAGGAGGTTTACTTCAAAATTTACCTATTCCTTTGCCAGTCCTCCTGGCTGCTCAGCTTATCCAGAGTATAGTCATGTTCATTGTGGTTATATTTATTGGCCTGTATCTTGCCAGAAAAGTGGGGCTTGGACTTCCAATCCTGGAAGGATGGCTTGAAGGCCGGGAGGTTAAAAGCTATTTAAAATCCATACTGGGAGTATCAATTGGGCTTGGAATACTGGCCGGTGTCCTTATAATCGGACTGGATTATGTGTTTTCCCTTGCCAGCCCCACAAGTAGTGTAGTTCTGGCTCAAGTAACTCCGCCAGCGTGGCAGGGCTTCCTTTCATCATTTTATGGTGGAATAAATGAAGAGATCCTGTTAAGGTTATTCTTAATGACTCTCATTGCATGGATAATCTTTAAATTCAAAAAAACAGAAGAAGGAAAGCCCACCAACACTGGCATGTGGTTAGCCATCATTTTTGCAGCTGTTATTTTTGGCATCGGCCATTTACCAACGGCCATGGCCATAACTACACCCACACCGCTACTAATTATCAAAGTGATAATTTTAAATGCAGTTGGTGGAATTATTTTCGGATGGCTTTACTGGAGAAAAGGTTTAGAATCTGCCATGATATCACATTTCTCTGCGGATATAGTATTGCATGTGATTTTACCATTAATAGCAGTGATTTGA
- the rtcA gene encoding RNA 3'-terminal phosphate cyclase: protein MMEIDGSYGEGGGALLRVATALAAVTGKSIHIDHIRANRPKPGLMPQHLHAVKAVSQLSQARVKGLEIGSEDIEFHPQKLEGQDLTVDVKTAGSISLVLQAVMIPAMRAEKPFKVTVRGGTDVRWSPLWDYLKNVTLPLLGLMGYQAHLELERRGYYPRGGGLVHLEITPTPHLQGLKLTHLRVKRIRGVSHATCLPRHVAQRQAHRARQILTKMGYDVDIRIEVSQDALGPGSGIVLWSEGEGRVGGSALGERGKRAEKVGEEAAQELLFHLDQAAPLDRYLSDQIIPYLALAGDSQVKVAQITPHTLTNIHIAQLLTGARFHINDGVIRVD, encoded by the coding sequence ATGATGGAGATTGACGGATCCTATGGTGAAGGAGGAGGAGCCCTGCTCCGGGTGGCCACTGCCCTGGCCGCAGTTACTGGCAAATCGATTCACATAGATCATATTAGGGCCAACCGGCCAAAACCCGGTCTCATGCCCCAGCACCTGCACGCGGTTAAGGCCGTCAGCCAGCTCTCCCAGGCACGAGTTAAAGGGCTGGAAATTGGCTCGGAGGATATAGAATTTCATCCCCAGAAACTGGAGGGACAGGACCTCACCGTGGATGTGAAAACCGCAGGCAGCATCAGCCTGGTGTTGCAGGCGGTTATGATCCCGGCTATGAGGGCCGAAAAACCCTTCAAAGTCACGGTGAGGGGAGGAACCGATGTGCGCTGGTCCCCCCTCTGGGACTATCTGAAAAATGTCACCCTACCCCTCCTGGGTCTTATGGGATACCAGGCCCATCTGGAGTTGGAAAGGAGAGGATACTATCCCCGGGGAGGGGGACTGGTACACCTGGAAATAACTCCTACTCCCCATCTGCAGGGTCTGAAACTCACCCATCTAAGGGTGAAACGTATCCGGGGAGTTTCCCATGCCACCTGCCTCCCCCGGCACGTGGCCCAGCGGCAGGCACACCGCGCCAGGCAAATACTCACCAAAATGGGTTATGATGTGGATATAAGAATAGAGGTCAGCCAGGATGCCCTGGGACCCGGCTCCGGCATCGTTTTATGGAGTGAAGGTGAAGGTCGGGTGGGGGGTAGTGCCCTGGGAGAACGGGGCAAGAGAGCAGAAAAGGTGGGAGAAGAGGCGGCCCAGGAGCTGTTGTTCCACCTGGATCAGGCAGCGCCCCTGGATCGCTATTTATCCGACCAGATCATACCATATCTTGCTCTGGCTGGTGATTCCCAGGTGAAGGTTGCCCAGATAACACCCCACACCCTTACCAACATCCACATCGCCCAGCTTTTAACCGGAGCCCGGTTCCACATCAACGATGGGGTCATACGGGTGGATTGA
- a CDS encoding DUF11 domain-containing protein, with protein sequence MRKKIQKLMIMSLILFFALSPCAAATGDEVTNAIVTPTTQDLVNSNTTLGGDDQFVVSDTPAQGFPTNGSSYANINTGSSGWESLARLTLNLTIPEGAQTLSFNWMYATNEGQNSYFNDWASGEIFDGSTYQNILYADTTAPVVSGSSIGYGWATPMQTVIFDVSAYTGSSIILEFSVSDVGDTVVNSALFIDNLHIGPAADLAITKIVNNTAPLYKSTIEYVLNATNNGPQDAENVSVTDLLPAGLQFVSADGAYDSNTGKWTIGTLGAGESVLLKIVALVNAVGEMTNNSTITSDAYDYDTTNNMASSLINVPAAANLYTETSVDKTNPNVGDTVKITFKVGNTGPSTAEDTILTFVLPDGLKFISANADQGTATYNEVSRLITWNMGDVPVGDPYLYVLAEVTKSGAMELVSSVSSSTFEVDPADNVDALTINAASKTVTAKSTVGMQKTGIPLPLMVLAILMVLSGLFVSNRK encoded by the coding sequence GTGCGAAAAAAGATACAAAAATTGATGATAATGTCACTCATATTGTTCTTTGCCTTGTCACCATGCGCAGCAGCCACTGGAGACGAGGTAACCAATGCCATTGTAACACCCACAACCCAGGATCTAGTGAATTCAAATACCACTTTAGGGGGTGATGATCAATTTGTGGTCAGCGACACTCCAGCTCAAGGCTTCCCCACCAACGGCAGTTCCTATGCCAACATTAATACGGGAAGTAGCGGATGGGAGAGTTTAGCTAGGTTAACTCTTAATTTAACCATCCCTGAGGGTGCACAGACCCTGAGTTTCAACTGGATGTACGCTACCAATGAGGGTCAAAATTCCTACTTTAATGATTGGGCCTCAGGAGAAATATTCGATGGAAGTACCTACCAGAACATTCTATACGCGGATACCACTGCTCCAGTTGTTTCCGGATCCAGTATTGGCTACGGTTGGGCAACTCCCATGCAAACAGTAATTTTTGATGTTTCAGCGTACACCGGTAGCAGTATTATACTGGAATTTTCAGTATCCGATGTTGGAGACACCGTTGTGAATAGTGCCCTGTTTATTGACAATTTGCATATTGGTCCAGCAGCTGATCTGGCCATCACAAAAATTGTGAACAACACCGCCCCATTATACAAAAGCACCATTGAATACGTGTTAAACGCTACAAATAACGGGCCACAAGATGCTGAAAATGTTTCCGTGACCGACTTATTACCGGCAGGACTACAATTCGTATCCGCCGATGGCGCCTACGACAGTAACACTGGAAAGTGGACAATAGGTACCCTGGGGGCTGGAGAAAGTGTTCTCCTTAAAATAGTAGCTCTAGTAAACGCTGTAGGGGAAATGACAAACAATTCAACCATAACCTCCGATGCCTATGATTACGACACCACCAATAACATGGCCAGTTCCCTAATCAATGTTCCAGCAGCAGCCAATTTATACACTGAAACATCCGTAGATAAAACAAATCCTAATGTGGGAGATACTGTTAAGATCACTTTCAAAGTGGGAAACACCGGGCCAAGCACAGCCGAAGATACAATCCTGACTTTTGTTTTACCTGATGGACTGAAATTCATAAGTGCCAATGCGGATCAAGGAACAGCAACCTACAATGAAGTATCAAGGCTTATCACCTGGAATATGGGGGATGTACCGGTAGGAGATCCTTACCTTTACGTACTCGCCGAAGTTACAAAAAGTGGAGCAATGGAACTTGTATCCTCAGTAAGTTCGTCGACCTTTGAAGTTGATCCCGCCGATAACGTTGACGCCCTAACCATAAATGCAGCCAGTAAAACAGTGACAGCCAAGAGCACAGTAGGAATGCAAAAAACAGGAATTCCCCTGCCATTGATGGTTTTAGCCATTTTAATGGTTCTCAGCGGACTATTCGTGTCTAACCGGAAATAA
- a CDS encoding DUF169 domain-containing protein: MNYKEQADVFKKTFGLKYEPMAISFTNDEISSGRYEKTSICKALKLASEGESFIIDKDVSICPGGSQFCGFSEIHAGEKKRRLQKFLTKGEKLTSSIVTFERMQKLAIPPATDLADRVVICPLDKAEIRPDMILFLCNGEQACRLIALDTYWDGISPKQQIIGALCYTAIVYTIMSGNTNMTVGDWTARSHQAFKPDVIFLSIPYERIRNLLEAIPYCSAGDAEVYIPEEFQAD, from the coding sequence ATGAACTATAAAGAACAGGCCGATGTTTTTAAAAAGACCTTTGGATTAAAATATGAGCCTATGGCTATTTCATTTACAAATGATGAAATTTCAAGTGGTAGATATGAAAAAACATCCATATGTAAAGCATTGAAACTCGCCAGTGAGGGAGAGAGCTTTATAATTGATAAAGATGTTTCTATCTGCCCGGGTGGTAGTCAATTCTGTGGTTTTAGTGAGATTCATGCTGGTGAAAAGAAAAGAAGATTGCAGAAATTTCTTACTAAGGGTGAGAAACTTACCAGTTCCATTGTTACCTTTGAGAGGATGCAAAAATTAGCAATACCCCCCGCAACTGATTTGGCGGATAGAGTTGTGATATGTCCCCTGGATAAAGCGGAAATACGTCCGGATATGATTTTATTTTTATGTAATGGTGAACAGGCTTGTCGACTAATAGCATTAGACACCTATTGGGATGGAATATCTCCAAAACAGCAAATAATAGGCGCATTATGTTATACGGCAATAGTGTACACCATAATGAGTGGAAATACGAATATGACGGTGGGGGACTGGACGGCAAGAAGTCATCAAGCCTTTAAACCAGATGTTATCTTTTTATCAATACCCTACGAACGGATACGTAATTTATTAGAAGCTATACCATATTGTTCTGCCGGAGATGCTGAAGTCTACATACCCGAAGAATTCCAAGCAGATTAA
- a CDS encoding biotin--[acetyl-CoA-carboxylase] ligase, whose translation MVKKKILRSLNQVRGEYREEEELASQAGITADELREEIQDLIGDGFVIESSNEGYRLVKIPNRLLPYQIQEDLHTSYIGHDIRYFSEVDSTNEVAKKLAEEGASQGTIVIAEVQRRGKGRLGKRWLSPEGGVWMTIILRPDIALVKAPLLTLVTGVAVAETLQSRCGLDVGIKWPNDILIGEKKVCGILTEVSENKGALDYVVLGIGIDLNVDVEDFPRDLKEGATSLKNELDQEIYGVEVVQRFLENFEAIYEEFEKGQFPAILAQWRRLSKTIGRQVEVHKKGHMVVGEAVGINRDGALILEEEDGTLIKVISGECVHRPL comes from the coding sequence ATGGTTAAAAAGAAGATTCTCAGAAGCCTCAACCAGGTTCGGGGTGAATACCGGGAAGAAGAAGAACTAGCCTCCCAGGCAGGAATAACCGCAGATGAACTTCGGGAGGAAATTCAGGACCTGATAGGTGATGGTTTCGTTATTGAATCTTCTAATGAGGGATACCGGCTGGTTAAGATCCCCAATCGTCTTTTACCCTACCAGATCCAGGAAGATCTCCATACCAGTTACATTGGCCATGATATTCGCTACTTCTCCGAGGTGGATTCCACCAACGAGGTGGCTAAAAAACTGGCCGAGGAGGGCGCTTCCCAGGGAACCATAGTTATTGCCGAGGTGCAAAGGCGGGGTAAGGGTCGTCTGGGGAAAAGATGGCTTTCTCCCGAGGGAGGGGTGTGGATGACCATCATCCTCCGCCCGGATATAGCCCTGGTCAAAGCTCCCCTGTTAACCCTGGTCACCGGAGTGGCCGTGGCGGAGACCCTGCAAAGCAGATGTGGCCTGGACGTGGGTATCAAATGGCCCAACGACATACTGATCGGTGAAAAGAAGGTTTGTGGCATACTCACCGAAGTTTCTGAAAATAAAGGTGCCCTGGACTACGTGGTCCTGGGTATTGGTATTGACCTCAACGTGGATGTGGAGGACTTCCCCCGGGATTTGAAAGAAGGAGCCACCTCCCTGAAAAACGAGCTGGATCAGGAGATCTATGGTGTGGAAGTGGTGCAGAGGTTCCTGGAAAACTTCGAAGCGATCTATGAAGAATTTGAAAAGGGACAATTCCCAGCCATACTGGCCCAGTGGCGCCGACTCTCCAAGACCATTGGCCGGCAGGTGGAGGTGCATAAAAAGGGCCATATGGTGGTGGGAGAAGCAGTGGGCATTAACCGGGACGGAGCCCTGATACTGGAAGAGGAAGACGGCACCCTGATAAAAGTCATATCCGGAGAGTGTGTGCACCGTCCATTGTAA
- a CDS encoding cyclase family protein — translation MKYQTISYPLAPQSPVHKGLLKPSIQPNSQIKDGKNYNSYLIHVENHSGTHVDAPAHFLPEGKKIGDYPPEELIFTHPLILDCPKENNELITGDDLRRVNLEGLDCIFFRTGFGKYREQDTERYLTQNPGVSPELVTFIRENFPAIRCLGTDTISISCYQKENLGIEAHLNAFSEGLSEPLLLVEDLNLGVIKDLEQVEEVLVIPWQIVGVDSAPCTVLARL, via the coding sequence ATGAAATATCAGACCATTTCTTATCCATTGGCACCCCAGTCCCCTGTGCATAAAGGACTTTTAAAACCGTCCATTCAGCCTAATAGCCAAATAAAGGATGGTAAAAACTATAACAGTTACTTGATACACGTGGAAAACCATAGTGGGACCCATGTAGACGCCCCAGCTCACTTCCTCCCGGAGGGTAAGAAGATTGGAGATTACCCTCCTGAGGAACTCATCTTCACCCATCCCCTTATTCTGGACTGTCCCAAGGAGAATAATGAATTAATCACTGGGGACGACCTCAGAAGAGTTAATTTAGAGGGTTTGGACTGTATTTTCTTCCGCACTGGCTTTGGAAAATATCGGGAACAGGATACTGAGCGATATTTAACCCAGAATCCGGGGGTGAGCCCGGAGCTGGTGACTTTCATTCGTGAGAATTTTCCCGCCATCCGCTGCCTGGGCACCGACACCATATCCATTTCCTGCTACCAAAAAGAGAATCTGGGTATCGAGGCCCATCTCAACGCTTTTTCAGAGGGGCTAAGTGAACCTTTACTTCTGGTGGAGGATCTGAACCTGGGGGTCATAAAGGATTTAGAACAAGTGGAAGAGGTGCTGGTGATACCCTGGCAGATAGTGGGAGTGGACAGCGCCCCCTGCACGGTGCTGGCCCGTTTATGA